In Microtus ochrogaster isolate Prairie Vole_2 unplaced genomic scaffold, MicOch1.0 UNK103, whole genome shotgun sequence, one genomic interval encodes:
- the Rinl gene encoding ras and Rab interactor-like protein translates to MRIAQPEDMVSATPTEGHRLAWPQTDGPGKSPLGVLSTPEPLLRLQRTQRVWQVPELDAQHAKAFLELWPLGSFLVIGHDPRQVLILKTGPSSGDVNTYQIHKLSGGVSLESSNLCMPDCPHLLAFLSASRDVLPRTLLLPTPAVGPGDKDTDPLRLGCIQVSTSGRVLSVVNQLYLETHGGWGTEQTPQQTEPETDQKYSLAPRKPTPHRVSWVEEPLKPEVHHPGPAVHHLEPEVSHPGADVHSPRPALDSVVEEKEEVSCKDEEEGREDLLTAHISALARARGSYVAKQYRYLRARLTSNSGNPYRPGDPATELLQDVRQLLNDLQNYLAKDPDVRAVFGNREPRVPGDEGLGPAVEVALCRAVLEPLKPALWTKLRTLRAQELRLLRRRQTALRAGAGPEGQSPVPALRSQIHARLAHLHAACAPRRKVALLLAVCNDVYAGLAGGENQEPLGADAFLPALTEELIWSPHIGETQLDVEFLMELLDPEELRGEAGYYLTTWFGALYHIAHYQPDAGRAPQDLSSEARASLRQWHRRRTLHQQAQPTAQASLPFEEPWAIGDQ, encoded by the exons ATGAGGATTGCTCAGCCAGAAGACATGGTGTCTGCAACCCCTACTGAGGGCCACAG gctggcttggcCACAAACAGATGGACCTGGCAAGAGCCCACTAGGGGTCCTCAGTACCCCAGAGCCACTTCTTcgactgcagaggacacagagggTGTGGCAGGTCCCAGAGTTGGATGCTCAGCATGCCAAGGCTTTTCTGGAGCTGTGGCCACTGGGG AGTTTCCTGGTCATAGGACACGATCCTAGGcaggtcctgatcctgaagacagGGCCTTCATCAGGAGACGTCAACACCTATCAAATTCACAAGCTGTCTGGAG GTGTGTCCCTGGAGTCCTCCAACCTCTGCATGCCAGACTGTCCCCATCTCTTGGCCTTCCTGTCAGCCAGCAG GGATGTTTTGCCAAGGACACTGCTCTTGCCCACTCCAGCTGTAGGGCCTGGGGACAAGGACACAG ATCCTCTGCGACTTGGCTGCATCCAGGTCAGCACCTCGGGGAGGGTGCTGTCTGTAGTGAACCAGCTCTACCTGGAGACTCATGGAGGCTGGGGCACAGAGCAGACTCCGCAGCAGACAGAGCCAGAGACTGACCAGAAATACAGTCTAG CCCCTAGGAAGCCCACCCCACATCGCGTCTCCTGGGTGGAAGAGCCACTGAAACCGGAAGTGCATCATCCTGGACCAGCCGTTCATCACCTGGAACCCGAAGTGTCCCATCCTGGAGCAGATGTACACTCGCCTAGGCCTGCTCTAGATAGTGtggtggaagagaaggaggaagtgagctgtaAAGATGAAGAGGAAGGTCGCGAGGACCTGCTCACTGCCCATATCAGCGCTCTGGCCAGGGCCCGGGGCAGCTATGTAGCCAAACAGTACCGATACCTTCGGGCACGCCTCACATCAAATTCTGGAAATCCTTACAGGCCTGGGGATCCGGCCACGGAGCTGCTTCAGGATGTGCGCCAGCTTCTCAATGATCTCCAGAATTACCTGGCAAAGGATCCCGACGTCAGAGCTGTCTTTGGGAACAGGGAACCTAGGGTCCCTGGAGACGAGGGTCTTG GCCCCGCTGTGGAAGTAGCCCTGTGTCGGGCGGTTCTGGAGCCCCTGAAGCCGGCCCTGTGGACCAAACTCCGAACTCTCAGAGCCCAGGAATTGCGGCTACTGCGCCGGCGCCAAACAGCCTTGAGGGCAGGGGCGGGGCCCGAGGGACAGAGCCCTGTTCCAGCCTTGCGGAGCCAGATCCACGCGCGCCTCGCGCATCTGCACGCCGCATGCGCCCCGCGCCGCAAGGTGGCACTGCTGCTGGCGGTGTGCAACGACGTCTACGCGGGCCTGGCCGGTGGCGAGAATCAAG AGCCCCTAGGGGCCGACGCCTTTTTGCCAGCCCTGACCGAGGAGCTGATCTGGAGTCCACACATAGGGGAGACGCAGCTGGATGTGGAGTTTCTTATGGAGCTCTTGGATCCAGAGGAACTGCGGGGAGAAG ctGGCTATTATCTTACTACGTGGTTTGGGGCTCTCTATCACATTGCTCACTACCAGCCCGACGCTGGCCGTGCACCCCAGGATCTCAGCTCCGAGGCCCGAGCCTCCCTGCGCCAGTGGCACCGGAGGCGGACACTGCACCAGCAAGCCCAGCCCACAGCCCAG GCTAGCCTGCCCTTTGAGGAGCCATGGGCCATAGGGGACCAATGA